The nucleotide window CGCCGAATCTTCACGGTCCGATCGCGCTGGAAGCGTTCGCGCGCGGACTTCACGTCCTCTGCGAGAAGCCGCTGGCCTTGACCCGGAACGAAGCGGAGACGATGGTCGCCGGGGCTCAAGCGGCCAAACGGGTTCATATGACCGCTTTTAATTTTCGTTTCATACCCGCGCTGCTCCGCGTGAAGGAGCTCTTGGAAGAAGGCTACCTCGGCGAGCGGATTTTCCATCTGGACGCGAGCTGGATGTCCGAATCGAGAATAGCCTC belongs to Candidatus Binatia bacterium and includes:
- a CDS encoding Gfo/Idh/MocA family oxidoreductase, which gives rise to MAEQMNNRKVRVGVIGGGYGRNHILAYQVCDNVEVAAFCQRTRAGAEKSAGEFNIPNIYTDYRDLLQMKELDAVSIAAPPNLHGPIALEAFARGLHVLCEKPLALTRNEAETMVAGAQAAKRVHMTAFNFRFIPALLRVKELLEEGYLGERIFHLDASWMSESRIAS